GATGCGCTCGAACTTCGCCGTGTCGTCGCGGGCCGCTTCCAGGTCCTCGACGAACTCCGGCACATCCTTCGCTGGCACATTGAAGATGAAGTTGGGGTAGCTGCTGAGCACGCCCGGCACCAGGGTCAGGGTGTCCAGCCCCGGCTGGTAGCGGTACGCCTCGCCCAGCAGGAACGCCACGTTGCTGTGGGCGCGGTTGCGCAACAGGCTGTAGACCTGACGCTGGCCGCCCTGCCCTTCGATGCGCAGCATCGTCGCCTCGGGCAACTGGTCGATCACCTTCAACCCGGCGGCCGGGCGCGACACCAGGCGGCTGAGCGACTGCTCGACATCGCGGAACTCCTCGCTCATCTGCGGCCGCGAGCAATACGCGCCCTGGCAGCGGTTGATCGGGTCGGGCGCGGCGTTCAGGCTGCCGGTGCGCTGCAACAGCTTCAAGCCGAAATCACGCTTGGGGTCGTGCTTGTCCAGTTTCAGCGCGCTCGGGGTGCTGGTGTCGATGTCCTCGTAGTCCATCCACATCTTCACCTTGCCGCTGTTCTGGTACCAGTTGCCCAGGATCTCACTGCGCTTGCCGGCCGGCATCAGGCGCAGGAAGTTGACCTCGGCGCCATTGCGGATCAGGTCGAAGTACAGGCGCGTCTGCAACTGGTGCGAGACGTTGCCGAACACGTCGAAGTTCACCGCCAGCTGGTAGTAGGTGCGCTCGAACAGCGGGTAGTCGAACAGCCACATCGTCAGCGGCACGTCGCCGATCAGGCCCTTGGTGACCGAAGCGCTGTCGAAGTGGCGGAAGATGCTGAGCAAGGCGTTGTCGTTGCCCGCCCACAGTGTCGACCAGCTCGGCGCCGGCTGCTCGGCGTAGGCTTCGCGGCGCAGCGCCTCGTACTCATTGCGCTTGTCGCGGTAAGCGTGCCACAGGCCCAGCACGCTGCCGACGTCGTCGATCTGGCCGGGCATGGCCAGCAGCGGCGTGGCCTCGCCCCGGTACTTGGCGTCGGTGATGTACAGGTCGTGGGCCGGCTCCTGGAACAGCGCCCAGAAGTTGTCGCGGATCACGTCGGTGGCGATCTGCCCGCGGCACACCGGGCCACGGATGAAGGTGCGCACGAAGTACTCGGCGTTGTCCAGCATGAACTGGTAGCGGGCCACCGCCGGGATCGCCTCGAAGGTCTCGAACGGGTTGGCGCGGTGGCGCGGGCCGTAGCCGGGCAACGCGCTGGCATGCCAGTCGCCGCTGTAGAACAGCTGCTTGACCCGCTTGAGCTTCTGCGGGCCCATCGGGTAGGTGATGTGGGTCTTGTGGACGATCACCCCTTGCACCGGCACCAAGCGGTAATAGAAGTCGGTGCCCGGCGGGTCGTTGGGGCGACGGGTGGCGATCAGGTCCACCGGCCGGCCGCTCGGAGTGCGCGAACGCACCCACTGGAAGAAATGGCCCTGCTCACCGCCGACGAAATAAATGTGGGCCAGGAACAGGTGCTCGTACAGCCAACGGGCAACCAGCGCTTCGGTCGAGCCCGGGCGGTTGAGCAGCTCTTCCCATTCGAAAATCTGCCGGGCTTCCGCCGCGTTGGGCACGAACTGGGTCTTCTCCACCGGCGCGCCGGCCGCCAGCCAGCGTTGCAGCGTCTGGTACTCCTGGTCGGTCAGGCCGGTGACCGCCAGCGGCATGCCCTCCTTCGGGTGGGCGCCGGCATAGGCGTCGAACTCGTGGGGCATGGGGCACATGTTGTTGCGGTTGAGCCCCAGCACGATTTCGTCCGGCAGCTTGGCGTTGGGCGTGAGCGGCGTCTTGTGCCCCAGTTCGAGCATGCGCGCCATCAGCGCGGCCTGGCTGCCCTGCTTGTCCAGCACCGAGTAGAACCCGGCCTTGCGCCAGCCGGCCTCGTCACGGGCGTCGTAGAACAGCCGCGTGGTGGGCACCGCCTTGCTGCGCTCGCCCTGGTACACCGGCACTTTCGAGGCGCCGCGCTCGGCGCCCTCGGCGCTGCCCAGGTTGAGCTGGCAGGCAGCATCGTTGCAGGCGTGGCAGGCCACGCACTTCTCGGTGAAGATCGGTTGGATGTCCCGGGTGTACGAAATCGCCGGGCTCGATTG
This genomic stretch from Pseudomonas entomophila harbors:
- a CDS encoding fatty acid cis/trans isomerase, which codes for MLLRILASVFALLISGVAFAQAPQSSPAISYTRDIQPIFTEKCVACHACNDAACQLNLGSAEGAERGASKVPVYQGERSKAVPTTRLFYDARDEAGWRKAGFYSVLDKQGSQAALMARMLELGHKTPLTPNAKLPDEIVLGLNRNNMCPMPHEFDAYAGAHPKEGMPLAVTGLTDQEYQTLQRWLAAGAPVEKTQFVPNAAEARQIFEWEELLNRPGSTEALVARWLYEHLFLAHIYFVGGEQGHFFQWVRSRTPSGRPVDLIATRRPNDPPGTDFYYRLVPVQGVIVHKTHITYPMGPQKLKRVKQLFYSGDWHASALPGYGPRHRANPFETFEAIPAVARYQFMLDNAEYFVRTFIRGPVCRGQIATDVIRDNFWALFQEPAHDLYITDAKYRGEATPLLAMPGQIDDVGSVLGLWHAYRDKRNEYEALRREAYAEQPAPSWSTLWAGNDNALLSIFRHFDSASVTKGLIGDVPLTMWLFDYPLFERTYYQLAVNFDVFGNVSHQLQTRLYFDLIRNGAEVNFLRLMPAGKRSEILGNWYQNSGKVKMWMDYEDIDTSTPSALKLDKHDPKRDFGLKLLQRTGSLNAAPDPINRCQGAYCSRPQMSEEFRDVEQSLSRLVSRPAAGLKVIDQLPEATMLRIEGQGGQRQVYSLLRNRAHSNVAFLLGEAYRYQPGLDTLTLVPGVLSSYPNFIFNVPAKDVPEFVEDLEAARDDTAKFERIVMRWGVRRSHPEFWRYFHDLNRYIQETDPVEAGVLDMNRYENL